One part of the Eucalyptus grandis isolate ANBG69807.140 chromosome 10, ASM1654582v1, whole genome shotgun sequence genome encodes these proteins:
- the LOC104422471 gene encoding tropinone reductase homolog At2g29360 isoform X2 → MLTVSSVFDGKLNILINNVGTNTLKSTMDYTAEDFSFIMTTNFESTYHLSQLAHPLLKASGAGSIVFLSSVCGVVSINVGSIYSATKGAMNQLTKNLACEWAKDNIRSNSVAPWFILTPLAEPVLSDEKFHEEVIARTPLGRTGEPEEVSSLVAFLCLPAASYITGQTICVDGGFTVNGFLFPRA, encoded by the exons ATGCTCACCGTGTCCTCGGTCTTCGACGGCAAGCTCAACATCCTA ATAAACAACGTCGGGACCAACACCTTAAAGTCGACCATGGATTACACAGCAGAAGATTTTTCCTTCATCATGACAACTAACTTCGAATCGACTTACCATCTGAGCCAGCTCGCACATCCCCTTCTCAAGGCCTCGGGAGCTGGAAGTATTGTGTTCTTGTCATCCGTTTGCGGCGTTGTCTCAATAAACGTCGGATCAATTTACTCAGCCACCAAAG GAGCAATGAACCAGTTGACCAAGAATTTGGCATGCGAATGGGCTAAGGACAACATAAGAAGCAACTCTGTTGCACCTTGGTTCATATTGACTCCACTAGCCGAGCCT GTACTTAGTGACGAGAAGTTCCACGAGGAGGTGATAGCAAGGACGCCACTCGGCCGCACCGGAGAGCCGGAGGAGGTGTCGTCTTTAGTGGCCTTCTTGTGCTTGCCAGCGGCCTCTTACATAACAGGGCAGACCATTTGTGTTGATGGAGGGTTCACCGTGAATGGCTTCTTATTTCCTAGAGCATGA
- the LOC104422471 gene encoding tropinone reductase homolog At1g07440 isoform X1 — MNRELARLGATVHTCSRNEAEINECLKDWKSKGFRVSGSTCDVSSRSEREKLMLTVSSVFDGKLNILINNVGTNTLKSTMDYTAEDFSFIMTTNFESTYHLSQLAHPLLKASGAGSIVFLSSVCGVVSINVGSIYSATKGAMNQLTKNLACEWAKDNIRSNSVAPWFILTPLAEPVLSDEKFHEEVIARTPLGRTGEPEEVSSLVAFLCLPAASYITGQTICVDGGFTVNGFLFPRA; from the exons GAACTAGCGAGGCTTGGGGCGACCGTGCATACCTGCTCCCGGAATGAAGCCGAAATTAATGAATGCTTGAAAGATTGGAAGAGCAAAGGTTTCCGAGTCTCGGGTTCAACTTGTGACGTTTCCTCAAGATCAGAGCGAGAGAAGCTGATGCTCACCGTGTCCTCGGTCTTCGACGGCAAGCTCAACATCCTA ATAAACAACGTCGGGACCAACACCTTAAAGTCGACCATGGATTACACAGCAGAAGATTTTTCCTTCATCATGACAACTAACTTCGAATCGACTTACCATCTGAGCCAGCTCGCACATCCCCTTCTCAAGGCCTCGGGAGCTGGAAGTATTGTGTTCTTGTCATCCGTTTGCGGCGTTGTCTCAATAAACGTCGGATCAATTTACTCAGCCACCAAAG GAGCAATGAACCAGTTGACCAAGAATTTGGCATGCGAATGGGCTAAGGACAACATAAGAAGCAACTCTGTTGCACCTTGGTTCATATTGACTCCACTAGCCGAGCCT GTACTTAGTGACGAGAAGTTCCACGAGGAGGTGATAGCAAGGACGCCACTCGGCCGCACCGGAGAGCCGGAGGAGGTGTCGTCTTTAGTGGCCTTCTTGTGCTTGCCAGCGGCCTCTTACATAACAGGGCAGACCATTTGTGTTGATGGAGGGTTCACCGTGAATGGCTTCTTATTTCCTAGAGCATGA